A genomic stretch from Argiope bruennichi chromosome 2, qqArgBrue1.1, whole genome shotgun sequence includes:
- the LOC129962424 gene encoding SEC14-like protein 2 isoform X1 produces MTRGDINADEQRYVDKLRKRLKGKMSEEMFTDDLLLRFLRARSFNIEATEDMLLKHQQWRKRSKIDTLLTDYKAPEVFEKYFPLNFMCYDKDGCSVTYCAYGNLDVKGLAKCSKKSEFLHFFLHHLEEDTQKLKSQSEKLGKKVEKWSYIFNYEHFSLASATDRRTIDVLINLIKIYDANYPERLKAGYLINASFYFTILWAVLKPFFSAETNRKIKIFGKEGWQEELKKEIGADNLPAFLGGNVTDPDGNPMCNSFIKHGGLIPEKYYVQRDRKSFSKLPGVKKLVVNRRSKENVKLEVQQSGSHIEWDFDVKNKDISYTLIYEDPEKEAEDGEEILPKQRVDTILESESGVVKCEKPGTYILQFDNSYSWIHNKVIYYQASVVNPNDVIDEDKD; encoded by the exons atgacTCGAGGAGATATCAATGCCGATGAACAGCGCTATGTGGATAAA cTTCGAAAGAGATTGAAGGGGAAGATGAGCGAAGAAATGTTTACAGATGATTTATTGTTGCGTTTCTTAAGAG CTCGGAGCTTCAACATAGAAGCTACGGAAGATATGCTTTTGAAG CATCAACAGTGGAGAAAAAGGAGCAAAATTGACACCCTCCTGACGGATTATAAAGCACCAGAG GTTTTCGAGAAATATTTCCCGTTAAATTTTATGTGCTATGATAAAGACGGCTGCTCAGTGACCTATTGTGCGTATGGAAACCTTGATGTCAAAG GTTTGGCGAAATGCTCGAAAAAATCTGAGTTTCTTCATTTCTTCTTGCATCACCTAGAGGAAGACACTCAAAAATTGAAATCTCAAAGTGAAaag CTTGGAAAGAAAGTCGAAAAATGGAGCTACATATTCAATTATGAACATTTCTCACTCGCCAGTGCAACAGATAGAAGAA CAATTGATGTGCTTATAAACTTAATCAAAATATACGACGCAAATTACCCAGAAAGATTGAAAGCTGGCTATTTGATTAACG cttCATTTTACTTCACTATTCTTTGGGCGGTTTTAAAGCCATTCTTTTCCGCTGAAACAAACcggaagataaaaatatttggaaaag AAGGTTGGCAAGAggaactaaaaaaagaaattggagcTGATAATTTACCAGCATTTTTAGGGGGAAATGTCACTGACCCAGATGGAAATCCTATGTGTAATTCATTT ATCAAACATGGCGGATTAATACCCGAGAAATATTATGTGCAGAGGGATCGCAAGAGTTTTTCGAAACTCCCTGGAGTGAAAAAATTGGTTGTCAATCGAAGATCAAAAGAAAATGTCAAACTTGAAGTTCAGCAATCCGGATCACATATTGAATGGGACTTCGATGTGAAAAATAAGGATATAAGCTATACTTTGATATATGAAGATCCCGAAAAGGAAGCTGAAGATGGCGAAGAGATTTTACCGAAGCAAAGAGTTGACACAATTCTTGAATCAGAGTCTGGAGTAGTTAAATGTGAGAAGCCTGGAACCT acattttgcAATTTGATAATAGTTACAGTTGGATTCATAACAAAGTTATATACTACCAAGCCAGTGTTGTAAATCCAAATGATGTGATTGATGAAGATAAAGACTAG
- the LOC129962424 gene encoding SEC14-like protein 2 isoform X2 codes for MTRGDINADEQRYVDKLRKRLKGKMSEEMFTDDLLLRFLRARSFNIEATEDMLLKHQQWRKRSKIDTLLTDYKAPEVFEKYFPLNFMCYDKDGCSVTYCAYGNLDVKGLAKCSKKSEFLHFFLHHLEEDTQKLKSQSEKLGKKVEKWSYIFNYEHFSLASATDRRTSFYFTILWAVLKPFFSAETNRKIKIFGKEGWQEELKKEIGADNLPAFLGGNVTDPDGNPMCNSFIKHGGLIPEKYYVQRDRKSFSKLPGVKKLVVNRRSKENVKLEVQQSGSHIEWDFDVKNKDISYTLIYEDPEKEAEDGEEILPKQRVDTILESESGVVKCEKPGTYILQFDNSYSWIHNKVIYYQASVVNPNDVIDEDKD; via the exons atgacTCGAGGAGATATCAATGCCGATGAACAGCGCTATGTGGATAAA cTTCGAAAGAGATTGAAGGGGAAGATGAGCGAAGAAATGTTTACAGATGATTTATTGTTGCGTTTCTTAAGAG CTCGGAGCTTCAACATAGAAGCTACGGAAGATATGCTTTTGAAG CATCAACAGTGGAGAAAAAGGAGCAAAATTGACACCCTCCTGACGGATTATAAAGCACCAGAG GTTTTCGAGAAATATTTCCCGTTAAATTTTATGTGCTATGATAAAGACGGCTGCTCAGTGACCTATTGTGCGTATGGAAACCTTGATGTCAAAG GTTTGGCGAAATGCTCGAAAAAATCTGAGTTTCTTCATTTCTTCTTGCATCACCTAGAGGAAGACACTCAAAAATTGAAATCTCAAAGTGAAaag CTTGGAAAGAAAGTCGAAAAATGGAGCTACATATTCAATTATGAACATTTCTCACTCGCCAGTGCAACAGATAGAAGAA cttCATTTTACTTCACTATTCTTTGGGCGGTTTTAAAGCCATTCTTTTCCGCTGAAACAAACcggaagataaaaatatttggaaaag AAGGTTGGCAAGAggaactaaaaaaagaaattggagcTGATAATTTACCAGCATTTTTAGGGGGAAATGTCACTGACCCAGATGGAAATCCTATGTGTAATTCATTT ATCAAACATGGCGGATTAATACCCGAGAAATATTATGTGCAGAGGGATCGCAAGAGTTTTTCGAAACTCCCTGGAGTGAAAAAATTGGTTGTCAATCGAAGATCAAAAGAAAATGTCAAACTTGAAGTTCAGCAATCCGGATCACATATTGAATGGGACTTCGATGTGAAAAATAAGGATATAAGCTATACTTTGATATATGAAGATCCCGAAAAGGAAGCTGAAGATGGCGAAGAGATTTTACCGAAGCAAAGAGTTGACACAATTCTTGAATCAGAGTCTGGAGTAGTTAAATGTGAGAAGCCTGGAACCT acattttgcAATTTGATAATAGTTACAGTTGGATTCATAACAAAGTTATATACTACCAAGCCAGTGTTGTAAATCCAAATGATGTGATTGATGAAGATAAAGACTAG